A genomic segment from Micropterus dolomieu isolate WLL.071019.BEF.003 ecotype Adirondacks linkage group LG03, ASM2129224v1, whole genome shotgun sequence encodes:
- the rprd2b gene encoding regulation of nuclear pre-mRNA domain-containing protein 2 isoform X2 produces the protein MAAGSGAASGHGPRSSNVALEASLDRRFQGVSNTMESIQGLSTWCIENKKHHGVIVRHWMKWLKKSDNNHRLNLFYLANDVIQNCKRKNAIVFRSSFAEVLPNAAQLIKDAKVRKSVERIFVIWEERSVYPEEVIAQFKANLNRKEKEREKQKEKEKEREKEKEKEREKEKEREKEKEREKEKEKDTPLANAPTNTKAALKSKIVAEFTPHSLIEQLSRYKRAVAEEEFREKQLAALRVDVCSTEALKRLKDKAGGNKFAKDVEDGSLKLQEFVGFLDKELKTGPPLLEALGNADIFYEMQYKEVKIVANAYNAFANRVASLKRKLDSLKSTLPGPEDSPIPSPSEDAPSPTGSESPFLGLGASRAQVDPELDGKAMDEGEIPSDNRDTEDMDMSDEEADVAAAGDDKKDKAPAAVAKTTKSDTASKLPTIPTKASKTISAAAAATATPATPTSATAQSAPTTPLGVNLEKVDLGKISSILSSLTSAMKNTAPSPARPSPGTPTTPSGQSAASKATPSSPALASILSRVDITPEGILNALSKTNTAGLSSLLQSVTNTSSALPSRTSPESSTVKTPTTPKIKSTVGNSLKRDTPGRTRDWEKERQQSPPPPPPPPCLPAASVSPPSLESKINSFLQGNPGFSLALGDVSPDGVDGTPVRDEAAGTPTQDEIMDTPSSVPESLGSCGGHNLSPTAYRSDPWDAVITPSGSNSNGDFLGSSSSSSSSRYGAGKKSSTKHDDVMNARKRVSSSPSHEKGKKDGQHSQLRMMGNNRASGERRHSAGSRKASTGSDDGGLSGKREDKGSPSVGGKEGQYHRIETLVSPCTEGAPIQTLGYSNRPLAGERIKTVESIRVIGRGSRQGGGPGGRPGGAMWYEEEEYMEAQPPSPHAVPPPHNIGQGGTEDMTPSMPPPPPHLLLSHLHLPPSHPHSHPPPQAQFQIPYHPENMQTPLPSLLHQHPPPTAPYFSAPPPIPRPPPPPIQQRPSPPPTHSTVPSAVMVGGVLVPVGSPLSLPPPVRPEGSERGGMGPRGSKVGPPPLMSSLLGEPPKLPRPGTVKEPFVPRHAAPLHRPGTPGVPLPLLGRVKEPLNLPLPSPSPSPTSSTPSPSTPNSPAVDNVPVRLQTQSTAPPLHKPPASPPAQPRNQTSNPVPLLNLPSPRPPILSVPIPQRPLLRGRNPSQQVNQDHHIGGFRGGKRPGPPFTGGPFHAQKRPFLPPRY, from the exons ATGGCGGCCGGTTCTGGGGCTGCAAGCGGACACGGACCCCGCAGCTCCAACGTCGCTCTGGAGGCGTCTTTGGACCGGCGGTTTCAAGGAGTTTCGAACACTATGGAGTCAATACAGGGACTTTCAACCTGGtgcattgaaaacaaaaagcaccACGGCGTCATCGTTCGCCACTGGATGAAGTGGCTCAAGAAAT CTGACAACAATCACCGCTTGAATCTCTTCTACCTTGCCAATGATGTGATACAGAACTGCAAAAGGAAGAATGCCATTGTCTTTCGTTCATCCTTCGCAGAAGTCCTTCCTAATGCCGCACAGCTCATCAA aGACGCGAAGGTCCGCAAGTCGGTGGAAAGGATTTTTGTGATATGGGAGGAGAGGAGCGTGTATCCTGAGGAGGTCATTGCCCAGTTCAAAGCCAACTTGAACAGAAAGGAGAAGGAGCGAGAGAAGcagaaggaaaaagagaaggagagagaaaaggaaaaggagaaggagagagaaaaggagaaggagagagaaaaggagaaggagagagaaaaggagaaagaaaaggataCTCCACTGGCAAATG CCCCAACAAACACCAAAGCTGCCCTCAAGTCCAAGATTGTAGCAGAGTTCACA CCCCATTCCCTCATTGAACAGTTGTCGAGGTATAAGCGAGCAGTTGCAGAAGAGGAGTTCAGGGAGAAGCAGCTGGCAGCTCTCAGGGTGGATGTATGCAGCACGGAGGCTCTCAAGAGACTTAAAG ACAAGGCGGGAGGGAACAAGTTTGCTAAGGACGTTGAGGATGGCAGTCTGAAGCTGCAGGAGTTTGTTGGCTTCCTGGACAAAGAGCTGAAAACGGGGCCTCCTCTGCTGGAAGCTTTGGGAAATGCAGACATTTTCTATGAAATGCAGTACAAGGAGGTTAAGATTGTAGCCAAT GCGTACAACGCCTTTGCCAACCGCGTGGCCAGTCTTAAAAGGAAATTGGATTCCCTCAAGTCGACTCTACCTGGACCTGAGGACTCCCCCATCCCCTCACCCTCTGAAGATGCCCCCTCTCCCACTGGCTCTGAATCACCCTTCCTGGGACTGGGGGCTAGCAGAGCCCAGGTGGATCCAGAGCTGGATGGCAAGGCCATGGATGAGGGAGAAATACCCAGCGACAACAGAGACACGGAGGACATGGATATGTCTGATGAAGAGGCTGACGTCGCTGCAGCAGGGG ATGACAAGAAAGACAAGGCGCCTGCTGCTGTTGCCAAGACTACAAAGTCAGACACAGCATCAAAGCTTCCCACTATACCTACAAAAGCTTCTAAGACCAtaagtgctgctgctgctgccacggCCACCCCAGCGACCCCCACCTCTGCTACCGCTCAGAGTGCTCCAACAACCCCTCTGGGAGTCAATCTGGAGAAGGTGGACCTGGGGAAGATCAGTTCCATTCTCAGCTCACTCACATCTGCCATGAAGAATACAG CACCTAGCCCTGCTCGGCCGTCTCCAGGGACACCGACCACTCCCTCTGGCCAATCGGCAGCCTCCAAAGCGACCCCTTCGAGCCCTGCCCTGGCCAGCATCCTGTCACGTGTTGACATCACACCTGAAGGCATACTCAATGCTCTGtctaaaacaaacacagcag GTTTATCCTCTCTCCTGCAAAGTGTGACAAACACCTCTTCTGCTCTTCCCAGCCGAACCTCCCCAGAATCATCAACAGTTAAAACCCCAACCACCccaaaaataaaatccacagtGGGGAACAGCCTCAAACGAGACACACCTGGGAGAACCAGAGactgggagaaagagagacagcagtcccctccccctcctccaccccctcctTGTCTCCCAgctgcctctgtctctccccccaGCCTAGAATCTAAAATCAACAGTTTCTTGCAGGGTAATCCAGGTTTTAGTCTCGCTCTAGGTGATGTCAGCCCCGATGGAGTGGATGGGACCCCAGTGAGAGACGAGGCTGCTGGCACCCCCACCCAGGATGAGATTATGGACACACCTAGTAGTGTGCCAGAATCTCTAGGGTCATGCGGAGGTCATAACCTCTCACCCACAGCCTACCGCAGCGACCCCTGGGATGCTGTGATCACCCCATCGGGAAGCAATAGCAATGGAGACTTTCtgggctcctcctcctcctcctcctcttcacggTATGGAGCTGGGAAAAAGAGCAGCACAAAACACGATGACGTGATGAATGCGAGGAAGCGGGTCTCCTCCTCCCCCAGTCACGAGAAGGGTAAGAAAGATGGACAACACAGCCAGTTAAGGATGATGGGAAACAACAGAGCGAGTGGAGAAAGGAGACACTCTGCAGGCTCTCGTAAGGCAAGCACTGGCTCAGATGATGGAGGTCTGAGTGGGAAAAGAGAGGACAAGGGGTCTCCCAGTGTGGGTGGGAAGGAGGGCCAGTACCATCGTATTGAGACACTAGTGTCACCCTGCACTGAAGGGGCACCCATCCAAACTCTAGGCTACTCTAACCGGCCCCTCGCCGGAGAGCGCATCAAGACGGTAGAGAGCATCCGCGTGATTGGCCGCGGCTCTCGGCAAGGCGGAGGCCCTGGTGGTCGGCCAGGTGGAGCAATGTGGTATGAAGAAGAGGAATACATGGAAGCTCAGCCTCCCTCACCCCATGCTGTCCCCCCTCCTCATAACATTGGCCAGGGTGGCACTGAGGACATGACACCCTCTatgcctcctcctcccccacatCTCCTCCTCTCACATCTCCACCTTCCTCCGTCCCATCCTCACTCACATCCTCCTCCCCAAGCTCAGTTCCAAATTCCCTACCACCCAGAGAACATGCAGACCCCTCTTCCATCACTCCTCCACCAGCATCCTCCTCCTACAGCCCCTTACTTCAGCGCTCCTCCACCCATCCCTcgaccccctcctcctcccataCAGCAGCGTCCTTCCCCTCCACCTACGCACTCCACTGTGCCCTCTGCAGTCATGGTGGGGGGAGTTTTGGTCCCTGTTGGCAGTcccctttctcttcctcccccaGTCAGACCTGAAGGTTCAGAGCGAGGTGGCATGGGCCCCAGAGGAAGCAAAGTAGGCCCTCCGCCCCTCATGTCATCGTTGCTAGGCGAGCCCCCTAAATTGCCCCGTCCTGGCACAGTTAAAGAGCCTTTTGTTCCCCGCCATGCTGCCCCTCTCCACCGCCCAGGTACCCCTGGTGTTCCTCTGCCCTTACTGGGCAGAGTGAAGGAGCCTCTGAATCTACCTCTTCcatccccctctccctctcccacaTCCTCCACACCCTCTCCCTCCACGCCTAATTCCCCTGCAGTCGACAATGTCCCCGTTCGCCTCCAAACTCAGTCCACTGCCCCGCCTCTCCACAAGCCCCCCGCTAGTCCTCCAGCTCAGCCCCGCAACCAAACTTCTAACCCTGTTCCCCTCCTCAATTTACCTAGTCCTCGACCCCCAATCCTCTCAGTTCCCATCCCACAGAGACCTCTGCTGCGAGGCCGAAACCCCTCTCAGCAGGTTAACCAAGATCACCACATAGGGGGGTTTCGTGGGGGCAAGCGGCCTGGCCCTCCATTCACAGGTGGTCCCTTCCATGCGCAGAAGAGACCCTTCCTACCCCCACGCTACTGA
- the prpf3 gene encoding U4/U6 small nuclear ribonucleoprotein Prp3 yields the protein MSLPKREMEELRPWVERTVKKVLGFSEPTVVTAALHCVGKGLDKRKTIDQLRPFLDDSAGGFVERLFEALEESRSARGNKGAGEKNRKRDLKDVFGDEAETGAVRETPEIGDVTVAKRKRVPRFEEVEEPEVIPGPPSESPGMLTKMQIKQMMEAATKQIEERKKQLSFGSSAPAGQRLPLPTPQSQMESPPVSRLLGTSAAAGGASSIAPSQAASFMNDAIEKARKAAELQARIQSQLAMKPGILGALGNTGPHNLVALANLHAMGIAPPKVEAKEVNKPTPLILDDKGRTVDASGKEVELTHRMPTLKANIRAVKREQFRQQLKEKPGEDLESTSYFDQRVPITPAQRPRRSFKFHDQGRFEKIAQRIRTKAQLERLQSEIAQAAKKTGIQASTKLALIAPKKEIGEWEVPNIEWWDSFILPSNIDITPDTKFEELELFGVTNLVEHPAQISPPVDTDKPVTLGVYLTKKEQKKLRRQTRREGQKEVQEKVRLGLMPPPEPKVRISNLMRVLGTEAVQDPTKVEAHVRAQMAKRQKAHEEANAARKLTSEQRKEKKVKKLKEDVTNGVHIAVYRIRNLQNPAKKFKVEANANQLYLTGTVVLHRDVNLVVVEGGPKSQKKFKKLMMHRIKWEEHNSKRDDPDGDDDTKRNNKCYLIWEGTAKDRSFGDMKFKQCPTESMAREHFKKHGTEHYWDLALSQSVLDGTDD from the exons ATGTCTCTTCCTAAACGGGAGATGGAAGAGTTGAGGCCATGGGTGGAGCGCACTGTGAAGAAGGTGCTGGGTTTCTCAGAGCCCACGGTGGTTACTGCGGCTTTGCATTGTGTTGGAAAGGGACTGGACAAAAGAAAGACCATAG ACCAGTTGCGTCCCTTCCTTGATGACTCTGCTGGAGGTTTTGTGGAACGTCTTTTTGAAGCTTTGGAGGAAAGCCGGAGTGCCCGTGGCAACAAAGGAGCAGGAGAAAAGAACCGCAAGAGAGACCTCAAG GATGTGTTTGGTGATGAGGCTGAAACAGGCGCAGTGCGAGAAACTCCAGAGATAGGAGATGTGACAGTTGCCAAGCGGAAACGGGTCCCTCGCTTTGAGGAGGTGGAAGAGCCTGAGGTCATACCTGGACCTCCATCTGAGAGCCCTGGCATGCTCACCAAAATGCAG ATAAAACAGATGATGGAAGCGGCCACAAAACAGatagaagagaggaagaaacaaCTGAGCTTTGGATCTTCAGCCCCTGCTGGacaa CGGTTGCCTCTTCCCACACCACAGTCACAAATGGAAAGCCCTCCAGTCTCACGGCTTCTTGGCACTTCTGCAGCTGCAGGTGGCGCCTCATCTATCGCCCCCTCCCAGGCTGCCAGCTTCATGAATGACGCTATCGAGAAGGCCCGCAAGGCTGCTGAGTTACAGGCCCGCATCCAATCCCAGTTAGCAATGAAACCTGGTATCCTTGGAGCCCTGGGGAACACTGGGCCTCACAACCTTGTGGCACTAGCTAATCTACATGCAATGGGAATTGCCCCACC gaAAGTAGAAGCCAAGGAGGTGAACAAGCCAACGCCTCTTATTCTGGATGACAAGGGAAGAACTGTAGATGCAAGTGGCAAAGAGGTTGAACTCACGCACCGCATGCCCACACTGAAAG CTAACATTCGAGCGGTAAAGAGGGAGCAGTTCCGTCAGCAGCTGAAGGAGAAACCTGGGGAGGACTTAGAGTCCACGTCCTACTTCGACCAGCGTGTGCCTATTACGCCAGCTCAGCGCCCTCGCAGGAGCTTCAAATTCCATGACCAGGGGCGTTTTGAGAAGATTGCTCAGAGAATTAGAACTAAG GCGCAGTTGGAAAGGCTGCAGAGTGAGATTGCCCAGGCAGCAAAGAAGACAGGAATCCAGGCATCCACCAAGCTGGCACTGATTGCCCCCAAAAAAGAGATTGGAGAATGGGAGGTGCCCAACATTGAGTGGTGGGACTCCTTCATCCTGCCTTCCAACATAGACAT AACACCTGACACAAAATTTGAAGAGCTGGAACTCTTTGGTGTGACCAACCTGGTAGAACATCCTGCCCAAATCAGCCCTCCAG ttGACACAGATAAGCCAGTAACGCTGGGTGTATACCTGACAAAGAAAGAACAGAAGAAATTGAGAAGACAGACCCGTAGGGAGGGACAAAAAGAAGTTCAAGAGAAGGTTCGTCTGGGACTGATGCCTCCACCAGAGCCCAAAG ttcGCATCTCCAACCTGATGAGAGTGCTGGGGACGGAGGCGGTTCAGGACCCCACGAAGGTAGAGGCCCACGTCAGAGCACAGATGGCCAAGAGACAGAA GGCTCATGAGGAGGCAAATGCAGCCCGTAAGCTCACATCGGAgcagaggaaagagaagaaggTCAAGAAGTTAAAAGAAGACGTCACGAATGGTGTTCATATTGCAGTGTACAG GATCCGTAACCTGCAAAATCCTGCTAAGAAGTTTAAAGTGGAGGCCAATGCCAACCAGCTGTACCTGACGGGCACAGTAGTTTTGCACAGAGATGTCAACCTTGTTGTGGTGGAGGGAG GCCCTAAATCACAGAAAAAGTTCAAGAAGCTGATGATGCACAGAATCAAATGGGAGGAACACAACAGTAAAAGAGATG ATCCAGATGGTGATGACGATACAAAGAGGAACAACAAGTGCTATTTGATTTGGGAG GGCACAGCTAAAGACCGTAGTTTTGGCGACATGAAGTTCAAGCAGTGCCCCACAGAGAGCATGGCCAGAGAACACTTCAAGAAACACGGCACAGAACACTACTGGGATCTAGCTCTTAGCCAGAGCGTGTTGGACGGCACAGATGATTGA
- the rprd2b gene encoding regulation of nuclear pre-mRNA domain-containing protein 2 isoform X1, with protein MAAGSGAASGHGPRSSNVALEASLDRRFQGVSNTMESIQGLSTWCIENKKHHGVIVRHWMKWLKKSDNNHRLNLFYLANDVIQNCKRKNAIVFRSSFAEVLPNAAQLIKDAKVRKSVERIFVIWEERSVYPEEVIAQFKANLNRKEKEREKQKEKEKEREKEKEKEREKEKEREKEKEREKEKEKDTPLANAPTNTKAALKSKIVAEFTPHSLIEQLSRYKRAVAEEEFREKQLAALRVDVCSTEALKRLKDKAGGNKFAKDVEDGSLKLQEFVGFLDKELKTGPPLLEALGNADIFYEMQYKEVKIVANAYNAFANRVASLKRKLDSLKSTLPGPEDSPIPSPSEDAPSPTGSESPFLGLGASRAQVDPELDGKAMDEGEIPSDNRDTEDMDMSDEEADVAAAGADDKKDKAPAAVAKTTKSDTASKLPTIPTKASKTISAAAAATATPATPTSATAQSAPTTPLGVNLEKVDLGKISSILSSLTSAMKNTAPSPARPSPGTPTTPSGQSAASKATPSSPALASILSRVDITPEGILNALSKTNTAGLSSLLQSVTNTSSALPSRTSPESSTVKTPTTPKIKSTVGNSLKRDTPGRTRDWEKERQQSPPPPPPPPCLPAASVSPPSLESKINSFLQGNPGFSLALGDVSPDGVDGTPVRDEAAGTPTQDEIMDTPSSVPESLGSCGGHNLSPTAYRSDPWDAVITPSGSNSNGDFLGSSSSSSSSRYGAGKKSSTKHDDVMNARKRVSSSPSHEKGKKDGQHSQLRMMGNNRASGERRHSAGSRKASTGSDDGGLSGKREDKGSPSVGGKEGQYHRIETLVSPCTEGAPIQTLGYSNRPLAGERIKTVESIRVIGRGSRQGGGPGGRPGGAMWYEEEEYMEAQPPSPHAVPPPHNIGQGGTEDMTPSMPPPPPHLLLSHLHLPPSHPHSHPPPQAQFQIPYHPENMQTPLPSLLHQHPPPTAPYFSAPPPIPRPPPPPIQQRPSPPPTHSTVPSAVMVGGVLVPVGSPLSLPPPVRPEGSERGGMGPRGSKVGPPPLMSSLLGEPPKLPRPGTVKEPFVPRHAAPLHRPGTPGVPLPLLGRVKEPLNLPLPSPSPSPTSSTPSPSTPNSPAVDNVPVRLQTQSTAPPLHKPPASPPAQPRNQTSNPVPLLNLPSPRPPILSVPIPQRPLLRGRNPSQQVNQDHHIGGFRGGKRPGPPFTGGPFHAQKRPFLPPRY; from the exons ATGGCGGCCGGTTCTGGGGCTGCAAGCGGACACGGACCCCGCAGCTCCAACGTCGCTCTGGAGGCGTCTTTGGACCGGCGGTTTCAAGGAGTTTCGAACACTATGGAGTCAATACAGGGACTTTCAACCTGGtgcattgaaaacaaaaagcaccACGGCGTCATCGTTCGCCACTGGATGAAGTGGCTCAAGAAAT CTGACAACAATCACCGCTTGAATCTCTTCTACCTTGCCAATGATGTGATACAGAACTGCAAAAGGAAGAATGCCATTGTCTTTCGTTCATCCTTCGCAGAAGTCCTTCCTAATGCCGCACAGCTCATCAA aGACGCGAAGGTCCGCAAGTCGGTGGAAAGGATTTTTGTGATATGGGAGGAGAGGAGCGTGTATCCTGAGGAGGTCATTGCCCAGTTCAAAGCCAACTTGAACAGAAAGGAGAAGGAGCGAGAGAAGcagaaggaaaaagagaaggagagagaaaaggaaaaggagaaggagagagaaaaggagaaggagagagaaaaggagaaggagagagaaaaggagaaagaaaaggataCTCCACTGGCAAATG CCCCAACAAACACCAAAGCTGCCCTCAAGTCCAAGATTGTAGCAGAGTTCACA CCCCATTCCCTCATTGAACAGTTGTCGAGGTATAAGCGAGCAGTTGCAGAAGAGGAGTTCAGGGAGAAGCAGCTGGCAGCTCTCAGGGTGGATGTATGCAGCACGGAGGCTCTCAAGAGACTTAAAG ACAAGGCGGGAGGGAACAAGTTTGCTAAGGACGTTGAGGATGGCAGTCTGAAGCTGCAGGAGTTTGTTGGCTTCCTGGACAAAGAGCTGAAAACGGGGCCTCCTCTGCTGGAAGCTTTGGGAAATGCAGACATTTTCTATGAAATGCAGTACAAGGAGGTTAAGATTGTAGCCAAT GCGTACAACGCCTTTGCCAACCGCGTGGCCAGTCTTAAAAGGAAATTGGATTCCCTCAAGTCGACTCTACCTGGACCTGAGGACTCCCCCATCCCCTCACCCTCTGAAGATGCCCCCTCTCCCACTGGCTCTGAATCACCCTTCCTGGGACTGGGGGCTAGCAGAGCCCAGGTGGATCCAGAGCTGGATGGCAAGGCCATGGATGAGGGAGAAATACCCAGCGACAACAGAGACACGGAGGACATGGATATGTCTGATGAAGAGGCTGACGTCGCTGCAGCAGGGG CAGATGACAAGAAAGACAAGGCGCCTGCTGCTGTTGCCAAGACTACAAAGTCAGACACAGCATCAAAGCTTCCCACTATACCTACAAAAGCTTCTAAGACCAtaagtgctgctgctgctgccacggCCACCCCAGCGACCCCCACCTCTGCTACCGCTCAGAGTGCTCCAACAACCCCTCTGGGAGTCAATCTGGAGAAGGTGGACCTGGGGAAGATCAGTTCCATTCTCAGCTCACTCACATCTGCCATGAAGAATACAG CACCTAGCCCTGCTCGGCCGTCTCCAGGGACACCGACCACTCCCTCTGGCCAATCGGCAGCCTCCAAAGCGACCCCTTCGAGCCCTGCCCTGGCCAGCATCCTGTCACGTGTTGACATCACACCTGAAGGCATACTCAATGCTCTGtctaaaacaaacacagcag GTTTATCCTCTCTCCTGCAAAGTGTGACAAACACCTCTTCTGCTCTTCCCAGCCGAACCTCCCCAGAATCATCAACAGTTAAAACCCCAACCACCccaaaaataaaatccacagtGGGGAACAGCCTCAAACGAGACACACCTGGGAGAACCAGAGactgggagaaagagagacagcagtcccctccccctcctccaccccctcctTGTCTCCCAgctgcctctgtctctccccccaGCCTAGAATCTAAAATCAACAGTTTCTTGCAGGGTAATCCAGGTTTTAGTCTCGCTCTAGGTGATGTCAGCCCCGATGGAGTGGATGGGACCCCAGTGAGAGACGAGGCTGCTGGCACCCCCACCCAGGATGAGATTATGGACACACCTAGTAGTGTGCCAGAATCTCTAGGGTCATGCGGAGGTCATAACCTCTCACCCACAGCCTACCGCAGCGACCCCTGGGATGCTGTGATCACCCCATCGGGAAGCAATAGCAATGGAGACTTTCtgggctcctcctcctcctcctcctcttcacggTATGGAGCTGGGAAAAAGAGCAGCACAAAACACGATGACGTGATGAATGCGAGGAAGCGGGTCTCCTCCTCCCCCAGTCACGAGAAGGGTAAGAAAGATGGACAACACAGCCAGTTAAGGATGATGGGAAACAACAGAGCGAGTGGAGAAAGGAGACACTCTGCAGGCTCTCGTAAGGCAAGCACTGGCTCAGATGATGGAGGTCTGAGTGGGAAAAGAGAGGACAAGGGGTCTCCCAGTGTGGGTGGGAAGGAGGGCCAGTACCATCGTATTGAGACACTAGTGTCACCCTGCACTGAAGGGGCACCCATCCAAACTCTAGGCTACTCTAACCGGCCCCTCGCCGGAGAGCGCATCAAGACGGTAGAGAGCATCCGCGTGATTGGCCGCGGCTCTCGGCAAGGCGGAGGCCCTGGTGGTCGGCCAGGTGGAGCAATGTGGTATGAAGAAGAGGAATACATGGAAGCTCAGCCTCCCTCACCCCATGCTGTCCCCCCTCCTCATAACATTGGCCAGGGTGGCACTGAGGACATGACACCCTCTatgcctcctcctcccccacatCTCCTCCTCTCACATCTCCACCTTCCTCCGTCCCATCCTCACTCACATCCTCCTCCCCAAGCTCAGTTCCAAATTCCCTACCACCCAGAGAACATGCAGACCCCTCTTCCATCACTCCTCCACCAGCATCCTCCTCCTACAGCCCCTTACTTCAGCGCTCCTCCACCCATCCCTcgaccccctcctcctcccataCAGCAGCGTCCTTCCCCTCCACCTACGCACTCCACTGTGCCCTCTGCAGTCATGGTGGGGGGAGTTTTGGTCCCTGTTGGCAGTcccctttctcttcctcccccaGTCAGACCTGAAGGTTCAGAGCGAGGTGGCATGGGCCCCAGAGGAAGCAAAGTAGGCCCTCCGCCCCTCATGTCATCGTTGCTAGGCGAGCCCCCTAAATTGCCCCGTCCTGGCACAGTTAAAGAGCCTTTTGTTCCCCGCCATGCTGCCCCTCTCCACCGCCCAGGTACCCCTGGTGTTCCTCTGCCCTTACTGGGCAGAGTGAAGGAGCCTCTGAATCTACCTCTTCcatccccctctccctctcccacaTCCTCCACACCCTCTCCCTCCACGCCTAATTCCCCTGCAGTCGACAATGTCCCCGTTCGCCTCCAAACTCAGTCCACTGCCCCGCCTCTCCACAAGCCCCCCGCTAGTCCTCCAGCTCAGCCCCGCAACCAAACTTCTAACCCTGTTCCCCTCCTCAATTTACCTAGTCCTCGACCCCCAATCCTCTCAGTTCCCATCCCACAGAGACCTCTGCTGCGAGGCCGAAACCCCTCTCAGCAGGTTAACCAAGATCACCACATAGGGGGGTTTCGTGGGGGCAAGCGGCCTGGCCCTCCATTCACAGGTGGTCCCTTCCATGCGCAGAAGAGACCCTTCCTACCCCCACGCTACTGA